Proteins encoded by one window of Epinephelus moara isolate mb chromosome 18, YSFRI_EMoa_1.0, whole genome shotgun sequence:
- the LOC126406180 gene encoding uncharacterized protein LOC126406180 produces the protein METRNPRPSPQGLVSQDGSGLWMKMESHPVTDHTESPCGEKPQDESEITPPAPAVITRYYSVMDDEGADEVFIPPPPSYMAPLLPAEGGTDTEVNNSTVTLTEGAADATEAEANPSGLDWHHSDKHLMAAQKVVDEVIEGAAQASKESMDTVSLSKDQDSTLSKREDQASMEEACYDPCRRHNQENATADEESNEDHEDIAILNEGQKNWRNTEAESDQYPKQEPTGDEENSENETLFDKEEDKTKSNICGRLDSKLTTEDVDYDNVETNAPKLSNPHASDDDFESCRPTELCECSQNTTDTATNQSQVPEIPTEASNDDEEHVDTRSLNYTLTKNNWVRRESGTIETQVSQLSISEGYEKMAPNEEQEDGSRRIATDIQQGAELLQRLQLVQLRHEDTRGETRGMLGTDVDDLKAREADLTGGDGREESRIHSAEDEGAKMNLKEKEENEKNESKDAETKARTSSSTLPVESEHHAIAAAEGGDSDGDQRDSCVPEDLLPIDPSETSSPLLSTCHRFSVAETSMERQIHEEVQGIQSLQRAGGVFNLADNPDVLEIPFKTNILLEPLSSKDNPDQRTDWQFSEQKMKKEISQEIQRELVLVNQGKIPGGYSKGEVRQLKETKLLFEAFQQDNTGGPTRNRKPPGSLMKGHVYPSVLERTRSLELLSHKSCPVSRTHSLRLCKETEKSPEILRSRSPTGGSRDKTRLAPYAKQDKHTRPYKSMDSINTDVSMPAVETRSKSREGNLGIESPILKQNPFFKLRPALALQPEVEKDIREAKEREEELRRQRCTLYGENRQNSEDGDKSRFNPTLESDVRKLSRGKLERVWPPPSKKDQMKSEQTQQEPKVHRAGGQKAPLWQRWESGLINGKPSN, from the exons ATGGAAACAAGAAATCCCAGACCCAGCCCTCAAGGTCTGGTCTCACAGGATGGCAGTGGTCTATGGATGAAGATGGAGTCACACCCTGTGACAGACCACACAGAGAGCCCATGTGGTGAGAAGCCCCAAGATGAATCTGAAATCACTCCCCCTGCCCCCGCAGTGATCACCAGGTACTACAGTGTGATGGATGATGAAGGCGCAGATGAAGTCTTCATCCCACCTCCTCCTTCCTACATGGCTCCTTTGCTGCCAGCAGAGGGCGGCACAGATACTGAGGTGAATAATTCCACTGTGACCCTTACAGAAGGGGCAGCTGACGCCACAGAGGCTGAAGCTAATCCCAGTGGCTTAGACTGGCATCACAGTGACAAGCACTTAATGGCAGCACAAAAGGTCGTGGATGAAGTGATAGAAGGTGCTGCGCAGGCATCCAAAGAGTCTATGGACACTGTATCTTTGTCCAAAGACCAGGACTCCACTCTATCAAAACGTGAAGACCAAGCATCCATGGAGGAAGCATGTTATGATCCATGCAGAAGACACAATCAGGAAAACGCAACTGCAGACGAAGAGTCAAATGAGGATCATGAGGATATTGCAATTTTGAATGAGGGGCAGAAGAACTGGAGGAACACAGAAGCTGAGAGTGACCAATATCCAAAACAGGAACCTACAGGCGATGAGGAAAACTCTGAAAATGAGACGCTTTTTGACAAAGaggaagacaaaacaaaatccaaCATTTGTGGTCGTTTAGACTCAAAACTAACCACAGAAGATGTTGACTACGACAATGTGGAGACAAATGCCCCAAAGCTTTCTAATCCCCATGCGAGTGACGATGATTTTGAGTCCTGCAGGCCAACAGAGCTCTGTGAATGCAGCCAAAACACGACGGACACAGCAACCAATCAGTCACAGGTACCAGAGATCCCAACAGAGGCGTCCAATGATGATGAAGAGCATGTTGACACCAGATCTTTGAACTACACCCTGACAAAGAATAACTGGGTGAGGAGAGAAAGTGGAACTATCGAAACTCAAGTGTCCCAACTCTCAATCTCTGAAGGCTACGAAAAGATGGCTCCAAACGAAGAGCAAGAGGATGGAAGCAGGAGAATAGCTACTGATATCCAACAAGGTGCGGAACTGCTTCAACGCCTGCAACTGGTGCAGCTGCGACATGAAGACACAAGAGGTGAGACAAGGGGCATGCTTGGGACTGACGTAGATGATCTGAAAGCAAGAGAGGCCGATCTGACAGGTGGGGATGGGAGGGAAGAGAGTAGAATTCACAGTGCTGAGGATGAAGGAGCAAAGATGAACCTGAAGGAGAAGGAAGAGAATGAAAAGAATGAGAGTAAAGACGCTGAAACAAAAGCGAGGACATCTTCGTCTACACTTCCCGTAGAGTCAGAGCATCACGCGATTGCCGCAGCAGAGGGCGGAGACTCTGATGGTGATCAAAGAGACAGCTGTGTACCAGAAGATCTGCTTCCAATTGACCCTAGTGAAACATCATCTCCCCTTCTGTCCACCTGCCACAGATTCTCAGTCGCTGAGACCTCCATGGAGAGGCAGATCCATGAGGAAGTCCAGGGGATTCAGAGCCTGCAGAGAGCCGGTGGTGTCTTCAACCTCGCAGATAATCCAGATGTGCTAGAGATTCCCTTTAAAACCAACATCTTGCTTGAGCCACTTTCCTCTAAGGACAACCCAGACCAGCGCACTGACTGGCAGTTCTCCGAGCAGAAGATGAAGAAGGAGATAAGTCAGGAGATTCAGAGAGAGCTGGTGCTGGTCAACCAGGGGAAGATCCCAGGGGGGTACAGCAAAGGGGAAGTCCGTCAGTTAAAGGAGACGAAACTGCTGTTTGAGGctttccagcaggataacacgGGGGGTCCAACAAGAAACCGGAAACCCCCTGGCTCACTGATGAAAGGTCATGTTTACCCTTCTGTGTTGGAGCGCACTCGAAGCCTGGAGTTGCTTTCACACAAAAGTTGCCCCGTTTCCAGAACACATTCCCTCAGGCTGTGTAAAGAGACTGAGAAAAGTCCTGAAATCTTAAGATCGAGGAGCCCAACAGGTGGTTCTCGAGACAAAACACGTTTAGCCCCCTAcgcaaaacaagacaaacacacacgcccGTACAAAAGCATGGACTCAATAAACACAGATGTCTCTATGCCAGCTGTGGAGACCAGGAGCAAATCTAGGGAGGGAAACCTGGGGATAGAATCTCCAATCCTCAAACAAAACCCCTTCTTCAAGTTACGTCCAGCGCTGGCTCTGCAGCCAGAGGTAGAGAAGGACATCCGGGAGgccaaagagagagaggaggagctgcGCAGACAGAGATGCACTCTGTACGGAGAGAACAGGCAGAACAGTGAAGATGGAGATAAGTCTCGATTCAACCCAACGCTCGAATCAG ACGTCAGGAAACTGTCCAGGGGGAAACTGGAACGGGTTTGGCCACCACCCTCCAAGAAAGACCAGATGAAATCTGAGCAGACACAG CAGGAGCCAAAGGTTCACAGAGCAGGAGGTCAGAAGGCTCCTCTGTGGCAGCGCTGGGAGTCCGGCCTGATCAACGGGAAGCCGTCAAACTGA